The proteins below come from a single Miscanthus floridulus cultivar M001 chromosome 1, ASM1932011v1, whole genome shotgun sequence genomic window:
- the LOC136453589 gene encoding uncharacterized protein, whose translation MAEARAPGSVETEAMEVETGQILAPPLVQTISSDDSSRGKEAADVEASSTVEQPVPDPAEGSSALVRLRPEPRGWNFPRVFWRNRADPEGEPVFALEDTAEGGHWGTLEQYRQLAVRSLQTAMTIMGQDLPGVTRELETRSLGKSVFLRNERDIWDQLRRQKGLLADAQGLLSARSAEVEDLRLRCPSFPRVALAEQMSSSPSSFIPARQLYSLPPLHPLSSPSSETVVTSATTTSFHQHVNDGDELRRASTSYSSRVSMAQSPSTPSSVPPAISVEKAGLLDDMVPHGVRHGTP comes from the exons atggcggaggccagagcccccgggtccgtcgagaccgaggcgatggaggtggagacggggcaaattttggcgccgcccctggttcagacaatctcgtctgatgattcctcccgagggaaggaggcggcggacgtcgaggcgtccagtaccgtggagcagccagtcccagatcccgccgaggggagttcggctcttgtccggctacggcccgagcctcgtgggtggaacttcccgcgtgttttctggcggaaccgggctgaccccgagggggagcccgtgttcgcccttgaagataccgcagagggggggcattggggcaccctcgagcagtaccgccaactggcagtgcggtcgctgcagacagcgatgactattatgggtcaggacttgcccggtgtcacgcgg gagctcgagacccgatcccttgggaaatcggtgttcctgcgaaatgagagggatatctgggaccagctccggcgccaaaagggcctgcttgccgatgcccaggggctattgtcggcgcggagtgcggaagtggaggacctccgccttcgttgt CCTTCCTTCCCTCGCGTTGCGCTAGCGGAGCAAATGTCTTCTTCGCCGTCGTCGTTCATCCCAGCGCGGCAGCTCTACAGCTTGCCGCCGTTGCACCCACTGAGCTCCCCGTCCTCAGAGACCGTCGTTACCTCGGCGACGACTACATCTTTTCATCAGCATGTTAACGACGGCGACGAGCTGCGGCGGGCTAGCACTAGCTACAGCTCGAGGGTGTCCATGGCGCAGTCGCCGTCAACGCCATCATCGGTGCCTCCGGCCATTTCTGTTGAGAAGGCGGGGCTACTGGACGATATGGTGCCCCATGGTGTAAGGCATGGAACGCCATGA